In one Drosophila albomicans strain 15112-1751.03 chromosome X, ASM965048v2, whole genome shotgun sequence genomic region, the following are encoded:
- the LOC117577556 gene encoding ubiquitin-conjugating enzyme E2 N: protein MSSLPRRIIKETQRLMQEPVPGINAIPDENNARYFHVIVTGPNDSPFEGGVFKLELFLPEDYPMSAPKVRFITKIYHPNIDRLGRICLDVLKDKWSPALQIRTILLSIQALLSAPNPDDPLANDVAELWKVNEAEAIRNAREWTQKYAVED, encoded by the coding sequence atgtCCAGCTTGCCACGTCGCATCATCAAGGAGACACAACGTCTGATGCAGGAACCGGTGCCGGGCATTAATGCGATACCCGATGAGAATAATGCCCGATATTTCCATGTGATTGTCACCGGACCGAATGATTCTCCCTTCGAGGGCGGGGTCTTTAAGCTGGAACTCTTTCTGCCCGAGGATTATCCGATGTCGGCGCCCAAGGTGCGTTTCATCACAAAGATCTATCATCCGAATATCGATCGCTTGGGTCGCATCTGTCTCGATGTGCTCAAGGATAAGTGGAGTCCAGCTCTCCAGATTCGAACCATTTTGCTCTCCATCCAGGCGCTGTTGAGTGCCCCAAATCCCGATGATCCGCTGGCCAACGATGTCGCCGAATTGTGGAAGGTCAACGAGGCCGAGGCCATTCGCAATGCCCGTGAATGGACCCAAAAGTATGCGGTCGAAGACTGA